A genomic segment from Actinomadura hallensis encodes:
- a CDS encoding cyanophycinase has protein sequence MKETLASAGRKGRLLIIGGAENRTCGAGALETFVGLAGGEDARIVVVTTATEVPEEVAEEYTAVFGRLGVSAVRELRLLGRAAADSAATLRTLDWATGVLFSGGDQSRIRTLVGSRTNELLKRRLDQEGLVIAGTSAGATAMGHWMILGGHGHEVAASSVKVGPGLALLANVLIDMHFNERGRLPRLMSGIALDTRLLGVGIDEDTAIVVGDGRFEVVGTGVVTVVDAGQSTVAYAASDDEPMAMFDVSLHLLPAGCAFQMQDRLPEIGDMRGPEEG, from the coding sequence GCCGGACGCAAGGGCCGGCTGCTGATCATCGGCGGTGCGGAGAACCGCACCTGCGGCGCCGGCGCGCTGGAGACCTTCGTCGGCCTGGCGGGCGGCGAGGACGCGCGGATCGTGGTCGTGACGACGGCGACCGAGGTGCCCGAGGAGGTCGCCGAGGAGTACACCGCGGTGTTCGGCCGCCTCGGCGTGTCGGCGGTGCGGGAGCTGCGGCTGCTCGGCCGCGCCGCGGCCGACAGCGCCGCGACGCTGCGGACGCTGGACTGGGCGACCGGGGTGCTGTTCAGCGGCGGCGACCAGTCCCGGATCCGGACGCTGGTCGGCTCGAGGACCAACGAGCTGCTCAAGCGGCGGCTCGACCAGGAGGGCCTGGTCATCGCCGGGACGAGCGCCGGCGCGACCGCCATGGGCCACTGGATGATCCTCGGCGGCCACGGGCACGAGGTGGCCGCGTCCAGCGTGAAGGTCGGGCCCGGGCTCGCGCTGCTCGCCAACGTGCTGATCGACATGCACTTCAACGAGCGGGGCCGGCTGCCGAGGCTGATGAGCGGGATCGCGCTGGACACCCGCCTGCTGGGCGTCGGGATCGACGAGGACACCGCGATCGTCGTGGGCGACGGCCGCTTCGAGGTCGTCGGGACCGGCGTGGTCACGGTCGTGGACGCGGGGCAGTCCACCGTCGCCTACGCCGCCTCGGACGACGAACCGATGGCGATGTTCGACGTGTCGCTGCACCTGCTGCCGGCCGGGTGCGCCTTCCAGATGCAGGACCGGCTCCCCGAGATCGGCGACATGCGCGGCCCGGAGGAGGGGTAG